A single window of Brassica oleracea var. oleracea cultivar TO1000 unplaced genomic scaffold, BOL UnpScaffold02812, whole genome shotgun sequence DNA harbors:
- the LOC106321744 gene encoding mRNA-decapping enzyme subunit 2-like: protein MSSLPSKKILDDLYTRFVVNGPEEEKQSLNRLMFLVESAHWYYEDNVVENDKTLKSLSFGEFTRLLFNNSDALSPHVGYMDMIFRDFFSYKSRIPVAGAIILDETYERCLLVKGWKQSSNWSFPRGKKNTNEEDDVCAIREVLEETGCDVSKLLNKEEYIEITFEGKKRVRLYIVVGVRDDTAFAPLTKKEISQISWFRLDGLESGFAGLKLFEVAPFLASLKSWISKHLSPLSIDKPLKPPLCVWTATKKTTTTITITTTERRYNVKPWRQSLKVNKSAILPALGICS from the coding sequence CCGTCGAAGAAAATTCTTGACGATCTCTACACTCGATTTGTTGTGAACGGCCCCGAGGAAGAAAAACAGTCTTTGAATCGACTCATGTTTCTTGTAGAGAGTGCTCACTGGTACTACGAAGATAACGTTGTCGAAAACGACAAAACCCTAAAGTCGCTGTCCTTTGGAGAGTTTACTCGTCTCTTATTCAACAACTCCGATGCGTTGAGTCCTCACGTTGGATACATGGATATGATATTTAGAGACTTTTTCTCTTACAAGTCTCGAATCCCGGTCGCTGGTGCGATTATATTGGACGAGACATACGAACGTTGCTTGCTGGTGAAGGGATGGAAACAATCATCGAATTGGAGCTTTCCACGAGGGAAGAAGAATacgaacgaagaagatgatgtttgCGCTATACGAGAGGTCCTCGAGGAGACAGGGTGTGATGTATCGAAGCTGCTTAATAAAGAAGAATACATCGAGATTACATTCGAAGGAAAGAAGAGAGTGAGGCTTTACATTGTCGTTGGCGTGAGAGATGATACAGCTTTTGCGCCACTAACGAAGAAGGAGATCAGTCAAATCTCATGGTTTCGGCTTGATGGGCTTGAAAGTGGATTCGCTGGTCTCAAGTTGTTTGAGGTTGCACCTTTTCTAGCATCCTTGAAGTCGTGGATATCAAAGCATCTGTCTCCTCTGAGCATTGACAAGCCCCTTAAACCACCACTCTGCGTGTGGACTGCAACAAAGAAGACAACGAcaacaataacaataacaacaacGGAAAGAAGATACAATGTAAAACCTTGGAGACAGTCTCTAAAGGTCAACAAGTCTGCAATTTTGCCGGCCTTGGGAATTTGTTCTTGA